In Isosphaera pallida ATCC 43644, the sequence TCGCTTCGTCTCCTCGGTTTCCGTGCTGAAATCGACCGCTTCCGGGACTGAGCGTTGCATTCGGAACGCCAACTCGTAGGAGGCGATCCGGGCCGACAGTTCGGCGTCCTCGGGCGACTCGACCGCGCGTTGCGCGTTGAGTTGCTTGATCAGATTGATTCCGACCGAGCGGGCCGATGTTGAAAGCGGTCGCTCAGGCTGGCTGAAGTCGAGCGGGTTGTTGGGATCGACCCGCAGGGGGACTGCGTCGTGGGCCGGTCCGAGGTAGTGCCCATCGCGTTTGTTCCAGTATTCGCGATATCCAAACGAGATGTATTGGGGCAACTCGTCGTTCAGCGAGGCCAGGCCATAATGCACCCAGGCCCCGAGGTTGGGGAATAGACCGTCATTGGAGTGTCGCCCCGAATGGAACTGCGTCTGAGCGCCGTGATTGCTATCGGTGGTCCACATCGACCGAATGACGGCGATGCGATCGATCTGCCGGGCGATGTGGGGAAACCAGTCGCTGACCTCGATGCCACTTTGGCCGTGCTTTTTGAAACCGACCTGCAACGGGAAGAGGGTGTTGCGTTGGAGGCCGTTGCCGTCGGGGGCCACGAGCCGTTGGATGGCCAGTTTATTCGGATCCTGCACGTCGGCGAACGGCGTCTCCTGGATGGTCTTGCCGGCGTATTTCGTCAGCATCGGCTTGGGATCGAAGCTCTCGACGTGACTCAGCCCGCCATTCATGAACAGCCAGATCACGCTCTTGGCTTTAGGGGGGAAATGGGGCCGTCCGTCGGGCGGGCTCCATTGGCCCTCGCGCGCATAGCCGTCGCGGTGAAGGATCGCTCCAGCGGCAATGGCGGCAAAGCCCGACAGGAATTGCCGTCGCGTTGCCAACCACGGGGGGGGCGCGATGGTCGTCGTCATGGTCCCTTCTCCTCTTGTCAGCTCAACGAATCGTGATGAAATCATGGTGATTGAGCAGCGCCCACACGAGGTTGGCTCGGGCGAAATTGGTTGCCGCCTCGTCCACGCCCGCTTCCGGAAGGGTTCGCCATTCCGCGAGGGCGTGCAAGCAGTCTTGGCGTTCCTGGTCGCTTGGTTCCACGGCCAAGATCAAGAGGAACGCTTCATGAAGGAATGCTTCGTCGCTGGCCGGTTGTCCCTGAGCGACGAGAAATCGGGTGATCCGTTCGGCGATCGGTCGGGAGCAATCGAGAACCAACCGACTATTGGTCATCGCCAACGCTTGTTGGGGAACAATGCTTTGTTCGCGTCGATAACAATCCGTGACCATCGCCTCGTCGAACATTGTCAGGAACAGGTTGCGTTCGTTGTTGGAGTGAACGAAGTAGATGCTCCGCC encodes:
- a CDS encoding DUF1501 domain-containing protein, which translates into the protein MTTTIAPPPWLATRRQFLSGFAAIAAGAILHRDGYAREGQWSPPDGRPHFPPKAKSVIWLFMNGGLSHVESFDPKPMLTKYAGKTIQETPFADVQDPNKLAIQRLVAPDGNGLQRNTLFPLQVGFKKHGQSGIEVSDWFPHIARQIDRIAVIRSMWTTDSNHGAQTQFHSGRHSNDGLFPNLGAWVHYGLASLNDELPQYISFGYREYWNKRDGHYLGPAHDAVPLRVDPNNPLDFSQPERPLSTSARSVGINLIKQLNAQRAVESPEDAELSARIASYELAFRMQRSVPEAVDFSTETEETKRLYGLDLPHCREFGMQMLAARRLVERGVRFIQVQHGGGGAGAWDAHSALRTNHQNNALAVDQPIAALLEDLHRRGLLEETLVVFATEFGRTPGSQGADGRDHHIYGFSVWMAGGGIKGGVVHGATDEIGFHAVEHRHYVTDVHATILKQLGLDSRRLEIPGRKRLDIDHGQPINEIIA